A genomic window from Lycium barbarum isolate Lr01 chromosome 4, ASM1917538v2, whole genome shotgun sequence includes:
- the LOC132638494 gene encoding probable glycosyltransferase At5g25310 produces the protein MMTKKSSGDDGNGNGGVYGYLGVLCCVLIVSVIAVVSIRFSISRSTFRYSSVDSASVYSIVELQKKVIAAAVANQNIPSRAIAASDVSVYRNSSFSPIPRKSTVVRKDDKIEEGLARARAAIRKVAAGVGNLSMNPGGIYRNPGAFYQSYKEMERRFKVYIYEDGDFIMVHNGPCKDIYASEGRFISEMEHGNNKFRTSDPHSAHVYFMPFSVTWMVKFLYVPLSYNLTPLKEFVSDYVRLISTKYPFWNRTHGADHFMLSCHDWAPVASKGNDFLYNTSIRVLCNANSSEGFNAQKDVSLPEIYLYNGVVSPKLQSPPPTNISRPYLGFFAGGLHGHVRKTLFDHWKGNDSDLRVYEYLPKDMDYPSEMLRSKFCLCPSGYEVASPRVVEAIYAECVPVMLSDHYVFPFSDVLNWDAFSVQVNITDIPRLKEILVAVPEDKYMKLKEGLRAVRKHFELNRPALRFDMFHMILHSIWLRRLNLRL, from the exons atgatgacgaaGAAGAGTAGTGGTGATGATGGTAATGGTAACGGAGGAGTTTATGGTTATTTAGGTGTACTGTGTTGTGTACTGATTGTATCTGTGATAGCGGTTGTATCTATCAGGTTTTCCATTTCCCGAAGCACTTTCCGGTATTCATCGGTGGATTCAGCAAGTGTTTATTCGATTGTTGAGTTGCAGAAGAAGGTGATCGCTGCTGCCGTGGCTAATCAGAATATTCCGTCACGAGCAATCGCTGCTTCTGATGTTTCTGTCTATCGCAACTCTTCCTTCTCTCCGATACCTAGAAAATCTACTGTTGTT AGGAAAGATGATAAGATAGAGGAAGGATTGGCACGAGCAAGAGCGGCGATTCGAAAAGTTGCTGCTGGTGTTGGAAACTTATCGATGAACCCTGGTGGGATCTACCGTAATCCAGGCGCATTTTATCA GAGTTACAAGGAGATGGAGAGGAGGTTCAAGGTGTATATATATGAAGATGGAGACTTCATAATGGTCCATAACGGACCCTGTAAAGATATATATGCAAGTGAGGGAAGGTTCATCAGTGAGATGGAACATGGTAATAATAAATTCAGGACAAGTGACCCTCATTCAGCCCATGTTTACTTCATGCCTTTTAGTGTAACTTGGATGGTTAAGTTTCTCTACGTGCCTCTTTCATATAACCTTACACCTCTTAAAGAGTTTGTATCTGATTATGTGCGACTTATCTCAACAAAATACCCCTTCTGGAACCGAACCCATGGAGCTGATCATTTCATGCTTTCTTGCCATGATTGG GCTCCTGTTGCTTCAAAAGGCAATGATTTCCTGTACAATACATCAATAAGGGTTTTGTGTAACGCCAACTCCTCAGAAGGTTTCAATGCTCAGAAAGATGTGAGCCTTCCTGAAATCTACCTTTACAATGGTGTAGTGTCTCCAAAGCTGCAGTCTCCTCCACCAACCAACATTTCAAGGCCTTACCTTGGATTCTTTGCTGGTGGACTTCATGGCCATGTCCGGAAAACCCTCTTCGATCACTGGAAGGGCAACGACTCTGATCTTCGTGTATACGAATACCTGCCTAAGGACATGGATTATCCCTCTGAAATGTTGCGGTCCAAGTTTTGCCTATGCCCTAGTGGCTATGAAGTGGCTAGCCCCAGAGTGGTTGAAGCAATTTATGCCGAATGCGTTCCTGTTATGTTATCAGATCATTATGTCTTCCCTTTTAGTGATGTCCTAAATTGGGATGCATTCTCAGTACAGGTTAACATTACTGATATCCCAAGGCTAAAGGAGATCTTGGTGGCTGTTCCAGAAGACAAATACATGAAGCTTAAGGAAGGTTTGAGGGCTGTGAGGAAACATTTTGAACTAAACCGGCCTGCTCTGAGGTTCGATATGTTTCATATGATATTACACTCTATATGGCTCAGGAGACTAAATTTAAGGCTATAG
- the LOC132636174 gene encoding proline-rich receptor-like protein kinase PERK2: MASGDKNERHQSSSSRGKSTTKSKGGKSTTKSRGKSTVFTSSPSHYTIPPLHPPSHGPSSKSKGELTVSTLSPSLSSIPPLHPPSQGPSSFSHSFYGTMPPQGYSSMPPPGYSSMPPLVYSSMPPQGYSSMPTQGYSGISTTAPFFNMPPPGCSSMPSSYVPSPGMHSAYLAAMERRPSPETPSSEATRSASPCLSRLNIGSSNSEASPSQPSTPSSVDGPDLPSPGKSDHLRRVRIIADGEGFYPSRPVANAISIAVQKVYSGAFATWGEVPCHTQQAILNEFMKKCTWNPVEDNVIRSNFTKKASSRLSNIFSEARNKGQKPGWLGTDYWEELNKYWATP, from the exons ATGGCATCAGGTGATAAAAATGAGCGACATCAGAGTAGTAGTTCGCGTGGGAAGAGTACCACTAAGAGTAAGGGTGGGAAGAGTACTACCAAGAGTCGAGGGAAATCAACCGTGTTTACATCAAGTCCATCTCATTATACAATTCCACCATTGCATCCGCCTTCACATGGCCCGTCATCAAAGAGTAAAGGGGAATTAACCGTGTCTACACTGAGTCCATCTCTTTCTTCCATTCCACCATTGCATCCTCCTTCACAGGGGCCGTCATCATTTTCACATTCCTTTTATGGTACTATGCCTCCCCAGGGATATAGCTCGATGCCTCCCCCGGGCTATAGCTCTATGCCTCCCCTGGTCTATAGCTCGATGCCTCCACAGGGCTATAGCTCAATGCCAACACAGGGCTATTCCGGAATTTCAACTACTGCCCCTTTCTTCAATATGCCTCCCCCGGGATGTTCCTCGATGCCTTCCTCTTATGTACCTTCACCTGGCATGCATTCAGCTTACCTCGCTGCCATGGAACGACGTCCATCTCCAGAGACTCCCTCGTCAGAGGCCACTCGATCAGCCAGTCCATGCCTTTCTAGGCTAAATATTGGATCGAGCAATTCTGAGGCATCTCCTAGCCAACCTTCGACGCCGTCTTCAGTTGATGGTCCAGATCTTCCATCACCTGGAAAGTCAGATCATCTACGGAGGGTGCGCATCATCGCTGATGGAGAAGG GTTTTATCCTTCTAGGCCAGTTGCAAATGCAATCTCAATAGCAGTCCAGAAAGTTTATAGCGGTGCCTTCGCGACGTGGGGTGAAGTTCCATGTCATACGCAACAGGCAATCCTTAACGAGTTTATG aaaaagtGTACGTGGAACCCTGTCGAGGATAATGTTATTAGAAGCAATTTTACAAAGAAGGCGAGTTCTCGGTTGTCAAATATTTTTTCTGAAGCTAGAAATAAGGGTCAAAAGCCTGGCTGGCTTGGGACAGATTACTGGGAGGAGCTTAATAAATACTGGGCTACGCCATAG